In Candidatus Roseilinea sp., one DNA window encodes the following:
- a CDS encoding molybdopterin oxidoreductase codes for MSNPIQPSSSSQSAAGHAATQPGDWQVSRRSFMKAAALVGGGAVLGGAFLGALPKVKAALEATGEGSAYPLGDPAHQIYSVCQQCNTQCGIKVKLLDGVAVKIDGNPFSPWNLVPHLSYNTPITDTAKIDAPLCPKGQAGLQSAYDPYRLVKVLKRAGKRGENKWTVIDFDQAVTEIVEGGKLFANVPGEENREVEGLRSLRALTDPKVMKAMDAAIKKIWAEKDADKKKALIEQFKADFAEHLDKMIDPDHPDLGPKNNQILYFWGRQKGGRSDIALRFFRSGLGTTNTHGHTTVCQGSLYFAGKSMSDQWDGSKFTGGAKAYWQGDTASADFVIFVGASPFEGNYGPTNRVPRIAPRAAEGAMKFVVIDPRLSKLAGKAWKWLPNKPGTEAAIALGMIQWIIANQRYDAQYLADANKAAAKKAGEPTWSNAAWLVKVTDGKPGKFLRGSDLKLVEKKEEQKDDKTVVTWVTPDGTVFNTDPFVVLDKDGNPVLFDPNDEERAVEAGQLLVNGKVGDFDVKSSLQILYESASEKTIEEWADIAGIRATDIEDLAREYTSHGKNAAIDIHRGVSQHTNGYYNVLAWNALGLLIGSYDWRGGQVYASTYDVGGSKAEGPFVLGKADPGALAPFGISIIRHDTKYEDTTIFEGYPAKRNWYPLASDVYEEIIPSAGDMYPYPIKAAFMYMGSPVYSLPAGHKWIEILRDVDKLPLFVASDIVIGETSMYADYIFPDTSFLERWEFSGSHPSMTFKVQGVRQPTIAPVTGTVTVYGQEMALQWEALLLAMAEKLGLPNFGPNGLGDLGDFTHPDHLYLRMVANLAFGEKADGSDAVPDADAEEIRLFIEARKHLPKGVFDPDRWRAIVGDALWPKVVTVLSRGGRFQAYEKGYPGDGVRPGSFDEPYIIPTGVKFGKLINLYLEKNVGIKHAGTGKPLPPVATYIEPYTGFDGQVIDDAKDGYDLKLITYREIMMTKSRTPGNYWLRALMPENAVIMNAQDAAARGLKDGDRVRIVSATNPEGVWDLGNGSKVEVVGRLKVVQGMRPGVVGFALGFGHWAYGAVDVTINGQTIPADPSRMQGFHANAVMRTDPLVTNTSLFDPVGGSAVFYDTQVKVVKA; via the coding sequence ATGAGCAATCCGATTCAGCCTTCATCATCTTCTCAAAGCGCCGCCGGACACGCTGCGACGCAGCCGGGCGACTGGCAAGTGTCACGCCGCAGCTTCATGAAAGCGGCTGCGCTGGTCGGCGGCGGGGCTGTGCTGGGCGGCGCCTTCCTCGGCGCGCTGCCAAAGGTGAAAGCGGCGCTGGAGGCGACCGGCGAAGGCAGCGCCTATCCGCTCGGCGATCCGGCGCATCAGATTTACTCGGTCTGCCAACAGTGCAACACCCAGTGCGGCATCAAGGTCAAGCTGCTGGACGGCGTGGCGGTCAAGATTGATGGCAACCCATTCTCACCCTGGAACCTGGTGCCCCATCTGTCCTACAACACGCCGATTACTGACACGGCCAAAATTGACGCGCCCTTGTGTCCAAAGGGTCAGGCCGGTCTGCAATCCGCCTATGACCCCTACCGCCTGGTCAAGGTGCTCAAGCGCGCCGGCAAGCGTGGCGAGAACAAGTGGACGGTGATCGATTTCGATCAGGCTGTCACAGAGATCGTAGAGGGCGGCAAGTTGTTCGCCAATGTGCCCGGCGAAGAGAATCGCGAAGTCGAGGGCCTGCGTTCCTTGCGCGCGCTCACCGACCCGAAGGTGATGAAGGCAATGGACGCCGCCATCAAGAAGATCTGGGCCGAAAAGGACGCCGACAAAAAGAAAGCCCTGATCGAGCAGTTCAAGGCAGACTTCGCTGAGCATCTTGACAAGATGATCGACCCCGATCACCCCGATCTTGGGCCGAAGAACAACCAGATTTTGTACTTCTGGGGCAGGCAGAAGGGCGGTCGCAGCGACATTGCGCTGCGCTTCTTCCGCTCTGGCCTGGGCACGACCAATACGCATGGCCACACCACGGTGTGCCAGGGCAGCCTGTACTTCGCCGGCAAGAGCATGAGCGACCAGTGGGACGGCAGCAAGTTTACCGGCGGCGCCAAAGCCTACTGGCAGGGTGACACTGCCAGCGCCGATTTTGTCATCTTTGTTGGCGCGTCGCCGTTCGAGGGCAACTACGGCCCCACCAACCGCGTGCCGCGCATTGCGCCGCGCGCCGCAGAGGGCGCGATGAAATTCGTGGTAATCGATCCGCGCCTGTCCAAGCTGGCCGGCAAAGCCTGGAAATGGCTGCCCAACAAGCCCGGCACCGAAGCCGCCATTGCGCTGGGCATGATTCAGTGGATCATCGCCAATCAGCGTTACGACGCGCAGTATCTGGCCGACGCCAACAAGGCCGCCGCCAAGAAAGCCGGCGAGCCGACCTGGAGCAACGCCGCCTGGCTGGTGAAAGTCACCGACGGCAAGCCAGGCAAGTTCCTGCGTGGCAGCGACCTCAAGCTGGTCGAGAAAAAGGAAGAACAGAAGGATGACAAGACGGTTGTCACCTGGGTCACGCCGGACGGCACGGTCTTCAACACCGATCCTTTTGTGGTGCTGGATAAAGATGGCAATCCGGTCTTGTTCGACCCGAATGACGAGGAACGCGCTGTGGAAGCCGGCCAGTTGCTGGTGAATGGCAAGGTCGGCGACTTCGATGTGAAGAGCAGCCTGCAAATCCTTTACGAATCGGCCAGTGAGAAAACGATCGAGGAATGGGCCGATATCGCCGGCATCCGCGCCACAGACATCGAAGACCTGGCGCGCGAGTACACCTCGCATGGCAAAAATGCCGCCATCGACATTCACCGTGGCGTCAGCCAGCACACCAACGGCTATTACAACGTGCTGGCCTGGAATGCGCTTGGCCTGTTGATCGGCAGCTACGACTGGCGCGGCGGCCAGGTGTATGCCAGCACCTACGATGTGGGCGGCTCGAAGGCCGAAGGCCCATTTGTGCTTGGCAAGGCCGACCCCGGCGCGCTGGCGCCGTTCGGCATCAGCATCATCCGCCACGATACGAAGTACGAAGACACCACGATCTTCGAGGGCTATCCGGCCAAACGCAACTGGTATCCACTGGCGTCCGACGTGTACGAGGAGATCATCCCGTCGGCCGGCGACATGTACCCCTATCCCATCAAGGCCGCCTTCATGTATATGGGGTCGCCGGTGTACTCATTGCCGGCCGGCCACAAGTGGATCGAAATTCTGCGCGATGTCGACAAGCTGCCCCTGTTCGTAGCCAGCGATATCGTCATCGGCGAGACCAGCATGTACGCCGACTACATCTTCCCCGATACCAGCTTCCTGGAGCGATGGGAGTTCAGCGGATCGCATCCTTCCATGACCTTCAAGGTGCAGGGCGTGCGACAGCCCACCATCGCGCCAGTCACCGGCACAGTGACCGTGTATGGTCAGGAAATGGCCTTGCAATGGGAGGCGCTCTTGCTGGCCATGGCCGAAAAGCTGGGGCTGCCGAACTTTGGCCCAAATGGGCTGGGCGATCTCGGTGACTTCACTCACCCCGATCATCTATACCTGCGCATGGTGGCCAATCTAGCCTTTGGCGAAAAGGCCGATGGGAGCGATGCCGTGCCCGATGCCGATGCCGAAGAAATTCGTCTGTTCATCGAGGCGCGCAAGCATCTGCCCAAAGGTGTGTTCGACCCCGACCGTTGGCGCGCCATCGTCGGCGATGCCTTGTGGCCGAAAGTGGTCACCGTGCTCAGCCGGGGCGGGCGTTTCCAGGCTTATGAAAAAGGCTACCCTGGCGACGGTGTACGCCCCGGGTCGTTCGATGAGCCTTACATCATCCCGACCGGCGTGAAGTTCGGCAAGCTGATCAACCTGTATCTGGAGAAGAATGTGGGCATCAAGCACGCCGGCACGGGCAAGCCACTTCCCCCTGTGGCGACCTACATCGAGCCGTACACCGGTTTCGACGGCCAGGTGATCGACGACGCGAAGGATGGCTATGACCTCAAGCTCATCACCTACCGCGAGATCATGATGACCAAGAGCCGCACGCCCGGCAACTACTGGCTGCGCGCGCTGATGCCGGAGAACGCCGTCATCATGAATGCGCAGGACGCCGCCGCGCGCGGCCTGAAGGATGGCGATCGGGTGCGCATCGTCTCGGCCACCAATCCCGAAGGCGTGTGGGATCTGGGCAACGGCTCGAAAGTGGAAGTGGTCGGCCGGCTCAAAGTCGTGCAGGGCATGCGGCCGGGCGTGGTCGGCTTCGCCCTCGGCTTCGGCCACTGGGCCTATGGCGCTGTGGATGTGACTATCAATGGTCAGACCATCCCCGCCGACCCCTCGCGCATGCAAGGCTTCCATGCCAACGCCGTCATGCGCACCGACCCACTGGTGACCAATACCTCGCTTTTCGATCCGGTGGGTGGGAGTGCGGTGTTTTATGATACGCAGGTGAAGGTAGTGAAGGCGTGA
- a CDS encoding polysulfide reductase — protein sequence MIKRIVYGLGALALLLGLYGFYSRLFIGEREVNYGSYVTWGLWVAMYLFFAGISTGAYMLATLDHLFNVRLFKGAGKYALWGALVTMPAALITIAFDLGHMERIWKVYLSPNFGAPMAQLVWGYTLFLVVIVVSLVLTLRRPQTLSTKVVMSIGLFLAIFLSGGVGALLSVNASRASWHAAMLPAQFPIFSLTSGVALLMTLLGWFTPDDETRQQRVRLLGLAMIVLILVKAYYLWVDYSVALYSGVPDTARAVELVLFGQYAWAFWGLQVALGMIVPLIVLVQPRLARSGFWAGLMGVLVLVGFAVARSNIIFPALAIPELEGLTEAFHGPHLNIDYAPSLMELSVVSGVVGLATLAYLIGVDALPFLKKYEVTK from the coding sequence ATGATCAAAAGAATCGTGTATGGCCTGGGCGCATTGGCGCTGTTGCTGGGCCTGTATGGGTTCTACTCTCGTCTGTTCATCGGCGAGCGCGAGGTCAATTACGGCTCGTATGTGACGTGGGGGCTGTGGGTGGCCATGTATTTGTTCTTTGCCGGCATCTCCACCGGCGCGTATATGCTGGCGACGCTCGATCACCTGTTCAACGTCCGCCTGTTCAAGGGCGCCGGCAAATACGCCTTGTGGGGCGCGCTGGTGACCATGCCGGCGGCGCTGATCACCATCGCCTTCGATCTGGGACACATGGAGCGCATCTGGAAGGTGTACCTCAGCCCCAACTTTGGCGCGCCGATGGCGCAGTTGGTATGGGGCTACACACTTTTCCTGGTCGTCATTGTGGTCTCGCTTGTTCTCACGCTACGGCGGCCGCAAACACTCTCAACCAAAGTAGTGATGAGCATTGGGCTATTCCTGGCCATTTTCCTCAGCGGCGGCGTGGGCGCGCTGCTCAGCGTGAATGCCAGCCGCGCGTCGTGGCATGCGGCCATGTTGCCGGCGCAATTCCCCATCTTCTCGCTCACCTCGGGTGTGGCGCTGCTGATGACCCTGCTGGGCTGGTTCACGCCAGATGATGAAACTCGCCAGCAGCGCGTGCGCCTGCTGGGTCTGGCCATGATTGTGCTGATCCTGGTGAAGGCGTACTACCTGTGGGTTGATTACTCGGTGGCCCTATACAGTGGCGTGCCGGACACGGCTCGTGCGGTTGAGCTGGTGTTGTTTGGCCAGTATGCCTGGGCATTCTGGGGCTTGCAGGTGGCGCTCGGCATGATCGTGCCGCTGATTGTGCTGGTGCAGCCGCGCCTGGCGCGCAGCGGATTTTGGGCCGGCCTGATGGGTGTGCTGGTGCTGGTTGGCTTTGCCGTGGCGCGCTCAAACATCATCTTCCCGGCGCTCGCCATTCCCGAACTGGAGGGGTTGACCGAGGCTTTCCACGGCCCGCATCTCAACATTGACTACGCGCCCAGCCTGATGGAGCTATCGGTGGTCTCTGGCGTGGTTGGGCTGGCCACATTGGCCTACCTGATCGGCGTCGATGCGCTGCCATTCCTGAAAAAGTATGAGGTGACCAAATGA
- a CDS encoding 4Fe-4S ferredoxin: MKQVLQNQQKASADVGRRNFLRALAGAAGAVTALQVLDALEAAPEQVAESLVPQTVTEADETADVLIRMQADLARALKKQPSERRWVMVIDLRKCVGCHACTIACVAENKLPPGVVYRPVIEEEIGEYPNVTRRFIPRPCMQCENPPCVPVCPVHATYTNAEGVVEVNYEQCIGCRACLTACPYGARTSDFGYTYAEGTPNADGLILGRDAADEYERAPNFEYGRPWPREAHGSPMGNARKCHFCLHRVKEGLLPECVTTCIGRATLFGDANDPDSVVAQLIHRPNVIRLKEELGTQPRVYYIV; encoded by the coding sequence ATGAAGCAGGTGCTGCAAAATCAACAGAAGGCATCCGCCGATGTGGGGCGTCGTAACTTCCTGCGCGCCCTCGCCGGCGCGGCCGGCGCGGTCACAGCGCTGCAGGTGTTAGATGCGCTTGAGGCTGCGCCGGAGCAGGTCGCGGAGTCGCTGGTCCCGCAGACGGTGACCGAAGCCGATGAAACCGCTGATGTGCTCATCCGTATGCAAGCCGATCTCGCCCGGGCGCTGAAGAAACAACCCTCCGAGCGCCGTTGGGTGATGGTGATTGACCTGCGCAAGTGTGTGGGGTGCCATGCCTGCACCATTGCCTGTGTGGCCGAGAACAAGCTGCCACCCGGCGTGGTGTATCGCCCGGTCATCGAAGAGGAGATCGGCGAGTATCCCAACGTGACGCGCCGGTTCATTCCGCGCCCGTGTATGCAGTGCGAGAACCCGCCCTGCGTGCCGGTGTGCCCGGTGCACGCCACCTACACCAATGCCGAGGGCGTGGTCGAGGTGAACTACGAGCAGTGCATCGGTTGCCGCGCCTGCCTGACCGCCTGCCCGTATGGGGCGCGCACCTCGGACTTTGGCTACACCTACGCCGAGGGCACACCCAATGCCGACGGCCTGATCTTGGGCCGTGACGCTGCTGACGAATACGAACGCGCGCCGAACTTCGAGTATGGCCGGCCATGGCCGCGCGAAGCGCATGGTTCGCCAATGGGCAACGCCCGCAAGTGTCACTTCTGCCTGCATCGCGTCAAGGAGGGGTTGTTGCCCGAATGTGTGACGACATGCATCGGGCGCGCTACCTTGTTCGGCGACGCCAACGATCCCGATAGCGTGGTGGCCCAACTGATTCATCGCCCGAATGTCATCCGGCTGAAAGAAGAGTTGGGCACCCAGCCGCGCGTGTATTACATCGTGTGA
- a CDS encoding redox-active disulfide protein 2, with translation MLNVKVLGSGCANCKRLEQAMQRVANAIGVAIEVEKVTDYAEIMKWDVLQTPGLVVNGKLVAAGRILSDEEIAWLLKPAL, from the coding sequence ATGTTGAATGTCAAAGTGCTTGGCTCGGGGTGCGCCAACTGCAAACGGCTTGAACAGGCCATGCAGCGAGTCGCCAACGCGATCGGAGTCGCGATAGAGGTCGAAAAGGTCACGGACTACGCAGAGATCATGAAATGGGACGTGCTACAGACGCCTGGGTTGGTGGTCAACGGGAAACTCGTCGCCGCCGGCCGCATCCTATCCGATGAGGAGATCGCCTGGCTGCTGAAGCCCGCGCTATAA
- a CDS encoding permease, whose product MNPLPTSSLRPTHRTETRAFALVALLAIAWVAAYSAILPLAEWLTYDVLRLAHGSRLGESVAFFLYDLPKILLLLSGMIFVIAVIQSFFSPERTRAVLSGKREGVGNVLAAALGVLTPFCSCSAVPLFIGFVRAGIPLGVTFSFLTAAPLVNEVALVMLFGTFGWQVAALYAFTGVTIAVISGIVIGKTRPERFVEPFVFQIGASGTKTIQSPDAQPTWSERFATAWQTTREIVGKVWPFIVVGIGIGAGIHGFVPQDALAGILGREAWWSVPAGVLLGVPLYSNAAGIVPVAQALVSKGAALGAVLAFMMAVVGLSLPEMIILRRVLKPRLLATFVAVVAAGIIFTGYLFNWVLR is encoded by the coding sequence ATGAATCCCCTACCCACTTCTTCCCTTCGCCCAACGCATCGGACGGAGACCCGCGCATTTGCATTAGTGGCGCTGTTGGCCATCGCCTGGGTCGCCGCCTATAGCGCGATCCTGCCGCTGGCGGAATGGTTGACCTACGACGTGCTTCGGCTGGCGCACGGCTCGCGTCTGGGCGAGTCGGTCGCTTTCTTCCTATACGACTTGCCGAAGATCCTGTTGCTGCTCAGCGGCATGATTTTCGTCATCGCGGTGATCCAATCGTTCTTCAGCCCCGAGCGCACGCGCGCCGTGCTCAGCGGCAAGCGTGAGGGCGTGGGAAATGTGTTGGCAGCCGCCCTGGGAGTGCTGACGCCGTTTTGCTCGTGCAGCGCTGTGCCGTTGTTCATCGGCTTCGTCAGGGCTGGGATTCCCCTGGGTGTCACTTTCTCTTTCCTGACCGCTGCGCCGCTGGTGAACGAGGTGGCGCTGGTGATGTTGTTTGGCACGTTCGGCTGGCAGGTCGCGGCGCTCTACGCCTTCACCGGCGTGACGATCGCCGTCATCAGCGGCATCGTGATCGGCAAGACGCGCCCTGAGCGCTTCGTCGAGCCGTTCGTGTTCCAGATCGGCGCATCTGGAACAAAAACGATTCAGTCGCCTGACGCGCAGCCCACCTGGTCGGAACGCTTCGCTACGGCCTGGCAGACTACCCGCGAAATTGTTGGTAAAGTGTGGCCGTTCATCGTCGTCGGCATCGGCATCGGCGCCGGGATTCATGGCTTTGTGCCGCAGGATGCGCTCGCCGGCATCCTAGGTCGAGAGGCGTGGTGGTCGGTGCCGGCCGGCGTGTTGCTGGGCGTGCCGCTCTACTCGAACGCCGCCGGCATCGTGCCCGTCGCCCAAGCGCTGGTCAGCAAGGGCGCGGCTTTGGGCGCTGTACTGGCGTTCATGATGGCCGTCGTCGGGCTGAGCCTGCCGGAGATGATCATCCTGCGCCGCGTGCTCAAGCCGCGCTTGTTGGCCACGTTCGTCGCCGTGGTGGCAGCCGGCATCATCTTCACGGGTTATCTGTTCAACTGGGTGCTGCGGTAA
- a CDS encoding transcriptional regulator, which yields MTHQRAASHLLAFLPQLDPQALAETLVAFANSDGGTIVLGYDERGRPSGATTPEDIEAVLREAASLTSPPVRATLENAGGDGNPQLIVRVPRSVDLHSLKDGRVFVRVAGENRALTGDEIRNLTQSKSAGDYEAETVPGATLADFDDEIVVEYIAKRELRTRRKIELAERDAQHAASLLKDIGALDARGQPTVAGILLFGKNPQAFLPQSGVVFVKFPGVEPRGEGGRVGYGRREEINGPLARVIERTWQVILEEMRVGAIVKGLEREEVLEYPEFAVREALVNAVCHRDYRLRGRRIEVRKYADRLEIISPGGLAGYITLDNIIEEHFSRNPRLVQGLFQWGYIEELGLGIDRMIEDMVAAGHPVPKFNATAYSFTVTLSNVRERRATHNITLLPTAAADGAALPPGLTVNERQARALQYVREHGRITNRDFQVLCPNVTPETLRIDLADLVDKGVLMRVGEKKGTYYILK from the coding sequence ATGACTCATCAACGCGCGGCCTCTCACCTATTGGCCTTCTTGCCGCAACTCGATCCGCAAGCGCTGGCCGAGACGCTGGTAGCCTTCGCCAACAGCGATGGCGGCACCATCGTGCTCGGCTATGATGAGCGCGGCCGTCCGTCCGGAGCGACGACGCCGGAGGACATCGAGGCAGTCCTGCGTGAAGCAGCCAGCCTGACCTCGCCACCGGTGCGCGCAACGCTGGAGAACGCCGGCGGCGATGGCAACCCGCAATTGATCGTGCGGGTGCCGCGCAGCGTGGATTTGCATTCGCTGAAGGACGGCCGGGTGTTCGTACGCGTTGCCGGTGAGAACCGCGCGCTCACCGGCGATGAGATCCGCAACCTCACCCAGAGCAAGTCGGCGGGCGACTACGAAGCCGAGACCGTCCCCGGCGCGACGCTGGCCGATTTCGACGATGAGATCGTAGTGGAGTACATCGCCAAGCGCGAACTGCGCACCCGCCGCAAGATTGAGCTGGCCGAGCGCGATGCACAACACGCTGCGTCGCTGCTGAAAGACATCGGCGCGCTGGATGCCCGTGGTCAGCCCACCGTCGCCGGCATCCTGCTGTTCGGCAAGAACCCGCAGGCCTTTTTGCCACAGAGCGGCGTGGTCTTCGTCAAGTTCCCTGGCGTGGAGCCGCGCGGCGAAGGCGGGCGTGTGGGCTATGGGCGGCGCGAAGAGATCAACGGCCCGCTGGCGCGGGTGATCGAGCGCACCTGGCAAGTGATACTGGAGGAGATGCGCGTCGGCGCCATTGTTAAAGGGCTGGAGCGCGAGGAGGTGCTGGAATATCCGGAGTTTGCCGTGCGCGAGGCGCTGGTGAACGCGGTATGCCATCGCGACTACCGCCTGCGCGGCCGGCGCATCGAGGTGCGCAAATATGCCGACCGGCTGGAGATCATCTCGCCGGGCGGATTAGCCGGCTACATCACGCTCGACAACATCATCGAGGAACATTTCTCGCGCAACCCACGCCTGGTGCAGGGCCTGTTCCAATGGGGCTACATTGAGGAACTGGGCCTAGGCATCGATCGGATGATCGAAGACATGGTGGCCGCCGGCCACCCTGTGCCCAAGTTCAACGCCACGGCCTACAGCTTTACCGTGACCCTGTCTAATGTGCGCGAGCGACGCGCGACGCACAACATCACCCTGCTGCCCACCGCTGCGGCGGACGGCGCCGCGCTGCCGCCCGGGCTGACCGTGAATGAACGCCAGGCGCGCGCCTTGCAGTACGTGCGCGAGCATGGCCGCATCACCAACCGCGACTTTCAGGTTCTCTGCCCGAACGTCACCCCCGAAACGCTGCGCATTGACTTGGCCGACCTGGTGGATAAGGGCGTGCTGATGCGGGTGGGTGAGAAGAAAGGCACCTACTACATCCTGAAGTGA